In Equus przewalskii isolate Varuska chromosome 15, EquPr2, whole genome shotgun sequence, a single genomic region encodes these proteins:
- the NKIRAS1 gene encoding NF-kappa-B inhibitor-interacting Ras-like protein 1 isoform X2, giving the protein MEDCETMEDVYMASVETDRGVKEQLHLYDTRGLQEGVELPKHYFSFADGFVLVYSVNNLESFQRVELLKKEIDKFKDKKEVAIVVLGNKIDLSEQRQVDAEVAQQWAKSEKVRLWEVTVTDRKTLIEPFTLLASKLSQPQSKSSFPLPGRKNKGNSNSEN; this is encoded by the exons ATGGAAGATTGTGAAACAATGGAAGATGTGTATATGGCTTCAGTGGAAACGGATCGGGGAGTAAAGGAACAGTTACATCTTTATGATACCAGAGGCCTACAGGAAGGTGTGGAGCTGCCaaagcattatttttcatttgctgatGGCTTTGTTCTTGTGTACAGTGTGAATAACCTTGAATCCTTTCAAAGAGTGGAgcttctgaaaaaagaaattgataaattcaaagacaaaaaagag gtaGCAATTGTTGTATTAGGAAACAAAATCGACCTTTCTGAGCAGAGGCAAGTGGACGCTGAAGTGGCACAGCAATGGGCAAAAAGTGAGAAAGTGCGACTGTGGGAGGTAACAGTTACAGATCGGAAAACTCTGATTGAACCATTCACTCTGTTAGCCAGCAAACTTTCCCAGCCCCAGAGCAAATCGAGCTTTCCTTTGCctgggaggaaaaacaaagggaaCTCTAACTCTGAGAACTAA